One Desulforhopalus sp. DNA segment encodes these proteins:
- a CDS encoding NTP transferase domain-containing protein — MKLSAVILAAGYSSRMNGFKPLMELGGRSLLYRCAELFNRAGVKKVAVVTGHRHAEVAEEAKRCGLTCLHNSGFDQGMYSSVRLAAGHFLRVDGLFILPVDIPLVRSATIAALLAAFDGKTLVTPTFAGKAGHPPLLPGRLLKRILTYEGRGGLRALLEKEPGREIAVWDRGILLDADTAEDFAALAARFDLLAQGEREEAMELARLVMPEKGVAHGLAVAEVATILARALNRHGLDLDEQLVYNAALLHDLAKGQAQHEIRGAAMLNRLGLDRLAPLVAGHRDIPPPSTGHLGEKEVVCLADKLVRGSRRVPIEQRFAEKLELYATDRDACRAINGRRQNALALQEMVEQHIGRPLEEILANDLGC, encoded by the coding sequence ATGAAACTTTCCGCGGTGATCCTGGCCGCCGGGTATTCGTCGCGGATGAACGGTTTCAAGCCGCTGATGGAGCTTGGCGGGCGGAGCCTGCTTTACCGCTGTGCTGAACTGTTCAACCGGGCGGGGGTGAAGAAGGTGGCGGTGGTCACCGGCCATCGTCACGCCGAGGTCGCCGAGGAGGCGAAGCGCTGCGGTCTCACCTGCCTGCACAACTCCGGCTTCGACCAGGGCATGTATTCGTCGGTACGCCTCGCCGCCGGCCACTTTCTCAGGGTGGACGGCTTGTTCATCCTCCCCGTCGACATCCCGCTGGTCCGGTCGGCGACCATTGCCGCCCTCCTCGCCGCTTTCGACGGCAAAACCCTTGTCACCCCAACCTTTGCCGGAAAAGCCGGCCATCCGCCGCTGCTCCCCGGCCGGCTGCTGAAGCGCATTCTGACCTATGAGGGCAGGGGCGGGCTGCGCGCCCTACTGGAGAAAGAGCCGGGCCGGGAGATAGCCGTCTGGGACCGGGGCATCCTCCTTGATGCCGACACCGCCGAGGACTTTGCCGCCCTTGCGGCGCGCTTCGACCTCCTTGCCCAGGGCGAGAGAGAGGAGGCCATGGAACTTGCCCGGCTGGTCATGCCGGAAAAGGGCGTGGCGCATGGCCTGGCGGTGGCCGAAGTGGCGACGATTCTCGCCCGCGCCCTTAACCGCCATGGGCTGGACCTTGATGAACAGCTCGTCTATAACGCCGCTCTTCTCCACGATCTCGCCAAGGGCCAGGCGCAGCACGAGATCCGCGGCGCTGCTATGCTCAATCGCCTGGGCCTCGACCGGCTCGCCCCCCTCGTCGCCGGCCACCGCGACATCCCCCCTCCCTCCACCGGCCACCTCGGCGAAAAAGAGGTCGTCTGCCTTGCCGACAAGCTGGTCCGCGGCAGCCGACGCGTCCCAATCGAACAGCGCTTTGCCGAAAAGCTCGAACTTTATGCCACCGACCGCGACGCCTGCCGGGCCATCAACGGCCGGCGGCAAAACGCTCTGGCCCTGCAGGAAATGGTCGAGCAACACATCGGCCGACCTCTCGAAGAGATTCTTGCCAACGACCTTGGTTGTTAG
- a CDS encoding DUF488 domain-containing protein, which yields MINPPTYNRQKLLLFLLEYAGGTLNKVDLQKLLFLYLQETGVNYYAFVPYRFGCYSFVAADDLDLLQKRGWLEQNKKELRLRNSIASLPWVKNNSERTVIKDWLKQKTKRGQELVREVYRKYPYYAINSEIKGQLLDKKELAFVNQAGVVISDPNQKSIYTIGYEGLHIEEYINRLIRKDIKLLCDVRQNPLSRKYGFSKRNLAALLPKFGIEYLHLPGLGIESKIRKGLTNSNDVNILFDNYKKNLPERQNELTRIIGEFKKHKRIALTCFERESQNCHRHCISDFLAIHSRITVCHL from the coding sequence ATGATCAATCCACCCACATATAACCGCCAAAAATTACTTTTATTTCTACTTGAATACGCTGGCGGTACGCTTAATAAAGTGGATCTTCAGAAACTACTATTTTTGTACTTACAGGAAACAGGCGTAAATTATTATGCTTTCGTACCATATCGTTTCGGTTGTTATTCTTTTGTTGCTGCTGATGATTTGGATTTATTGCAAAAGCGTGGCTGGCTGGAGCAGAACAAAAAAGAACTGAGATTGCGCAACTCAATAGCATCGTTGCCTTGGGTGAAAAATAATTCCGAGCGTACAGTGATTAAGGATTGGTTGAAACAAAAAACTAAAAGGGGTCAAGAACTTGTCCGAGAGGTTTACCGCAAGTACCCATATTATGCCATTAACAGTGAAATAAAAGGACAGCTTCTTGATAAGAAAGAACTAGCATTTGTGAATCAGGCAGGAGTAGTGATTTCCGACCCAAATCAGAAATCAATTTACACAATTGGCTACGAAGGTCTGCATATTGAGGAATATATCAATAGATTAATTCGTAAAGACATTAAACTCCTCTGCGATGTAAGGCAGAACCCATTGAGCCGTAAATACGGTTTTTCTAAACGGAATTTAGCTGCTTTGTTGCCAAAATTTGGTATTGAATACCTTCATCTACCTGGTCTTGGGATTGAGTCGAAAATTCGTAAAGGTCTAACTAACAGTAATGATGTTAATATTCTTTTTGACAATTACAAAAAAAATCTACCGGAACGCCAAAATGAATTGACTAGAATCATCGGAGAATTCAAAAAGCATAAGCGAATTGCTCTTACTTGTTTTGAGAGAGAATCACAAAATTGCCATCGCCACTGTATAAGTGATTTTCTTGCCATTCATAGCAGAATTACAGTGTGCCATTTATGA